The Halichoerus grypus chromosome 15, mHalGry1.hap1.1, whole genome shotgun sequence genome includes a window with the following:
- the KDELR1 gene encoding ER lumen protein-retaining receptor 1 → MNLFRFLGDLSHLLAIILLLLKIWKSRSCAGISGKSQVLFAVVFTARYLDLFTNYISLYNTCMKVVYIACSFTTVWMIYSKFKATYDGNHDTFRVEFLVVPTAILAFLVNHDFTPLEILWTFSIYLESVAILPQLFMVSKTGEAETITSHYLFALGVYRTLYLFNWIWRYHFEGFFDLIAIVAGLVQTVLYCDFFYLYITKVLKGKKLSLPA, encoded by the exons ATGAATCTCTTCCGATTCCTGGGAGACCTCTCCCACCTCCTAGCCATCATCTTGCTACTGCTCAAAATCTGGAAGTCCCGCTCTTGTGCCG GGATTTCAGGGAAGAGCCAGGTCCTGTTTGCTGTGGTGTTCACCGCCCGATACCTGGACCTCTTCACCAACTACATCTCACTCTACAACACCTGCATGAAG GTGGTCTACATTGCCTGTTCCTTCACCACAGTCTGGATGATTTACAGCAAGTTCAAAGCCACTTACGATGGGAACCACGATACATTCCGGGTGGAGTTCCTTGTTGTTCCCACGGCCATCCTGGCGTTCCTGGTCAACCATGATTTTACCCCTCTAGAG ATCCTCTGGACCTTCTCCATCTACCTGGAGTCGGTAGCCATCCTGCCCCAGCTGTTCATGGTGAGCAAGACGGGGGAGGCCGAGACGATCACCAGCCACTACTTGTTCGCGCTGGGTGTCTACCGCACGCTCTATCTCTTCAACTGGATCTGGCGCTACCACTTCGAGGGCTTCTTCGACCTCATCGCCATCGTGGCGGGCCTAGTCCAGACTGTCCTCTACTGCGATTTCTTCTACCTCTACATCACCAAAG
- the GRIN2D gene encoding glutamate receptor ionotropic, NMDA 2D, whose product MRGAGGPRGPRGPAKMLLLLALACASPFPEEAPGPGGAAGPGGGPGGARPLNVALVFSGPAYTTEAARLGPAVAAAVRSPGLDVRPVALVLNGSDPRSLVLQLCDLLSGLRVHGVVFEDDSRAPAVAPILDFLSAQTSLPIVAVHGGAALVLTPKEKGSTFLQLGSSTEQQLQVIFEVLEEYDWTSFVAVTTRAPGHRAFLSYIEVLTDGSMVGWEHRGALTLDPGAGEAVLGAQLRSVSAQIRLLFCAREEAEPVFRAAEEAGLTGPGYVWFMVGPQLAGGGGSGAPGEPPLLPGGAPLPAGLFAVRSAGWRDDLARRVAAGVAVVARGAQALLRDYGFLPELGHDCRAQNRTHRGESLHRYFMNITWDNRDYSFNEDGFLVNPSLVVISLTRDRTWEVVGSWEQQTLRLKYPLWSRYGRFLQPVDDTQHLTVATLEERPFVIVEPADPISGTCIRDSVPCRSQLNRTHSPPPDAPRPEKRCCKGFCIDILKRLAQTIGFSYDLYLVTNGKHGKKIDGVWNGMIGEVFYQRADMAIGSLTINEERSEIVDFSVPFVETGISVMVARSNGTVSPSAFLEPYSPAVWVMMFVMCLTVVAVTVFIFEYLSPVGYNRSLATGKRPGGSTFTIGKSIWLLWALVFNNSVPVENPRGTTSKIMVLVWAFFAVIFLASYTANLAAFMIQEEYVDTVSGLSDRKFQRPQEQYPPLKFGTVPNGSTEKNIRSNYPDMHSYMVRYNQPRVEEALTQLKAGKLDAFIYDAAVLNYMARKDEGCKLVTIGSGKVFATTGYGIALHKGSRWKRPIDLALLQFLGDDEIEMLERLWLSGICHNDKIEVMSSKLDIDNMAGVFYMLLVAMGLSLLVFAWEHLVYWRLRHCLGPTHRMDFLLAFSRGMYSCCSAEAAPPPAKPPPPPQPLPSPAYPAARPAPGPAPFVPRERAAVDRWRRAKGAGPPGAAGLADGFHRYYGPIEPQGLGVGEARAAPRGAAGRPLSPPAAQPPQKPPPSYFAIVRDKEPPEPPSGAFAGFPSPPAPPAAAATAVGPPLCRLAFEDESPPAPARWPRSDPESQPLLGPGAGGAGGAGGAGGGAQAAPPPCRAAPPPCPYLDLEPSPSDSEDSESLGGASLGGLEPWWFADFPYPYAERLGPPPGRYWSVDKLGGWRAGSWDYLPPRSGPAAWHCRHCASLELLPPPRHLSCSHDGLDGGWWAPPPPPWAAGPPPRRRARCGCPRPHPHRPRASHRAPAAAAPHHHRHRRAAGGWDLPPPAPTSRSLEDLSSCPRAAPARRLTGPSRHARRCPHAAHWGPPLPAAPHRRHRGGDLGTRRGSAHFSSLESEV is encoded by the exons ATGCGCGGCGCCGGTGGCCCCCGCGGCCCTCGGGGCCCCGCTaagatgctgctgctgctggcgcTGGCCTGCGCCAGCCCGTTCCCGGAGGAGGCGCCGGGACCGGGCGGGGCCGCCGGGCCCGGCGGGGGCCCCGGCGGGGCGCGGCCGCTCAACGTGGCGCTCGTGTTCTCGGGGCCCGCGTACACGACCGAGGCGGCGCGCCTGGGCCCGGCCGTGGCGGCGGCCGTGCGCAGCCCGGGCCTGGACGTGCGACCGGTGGCGCTGGTGCTCAACGGCTCGGACCCGCGCAGCCTGGTGCTGCAGCTCTGCGACCTGCTGTCGGGGCTGCGCGTGCACGGCGTCGTGTTCGAGGACGACTCGCGCGCGCCCGCCGTCGCGCCCATCCTCGACTTCCTGTCGGCGCAGACCTCGCTGCCCATCGTGGCCGTGCACGGCGGCGCCGCGCTCGTGCTCACGCCCAAG GAGAAGGGCTCCACCTTCCTGCAGCTGGGCTCCTCCACAGAGCAGCAGCTCCAGGTCATCTTTGAGGTGCTGGAGGAGTACGACTGGACATCCTTTGTAGCGGTGACCACGCGTGCCCCCGGCCACCGGGCCTTCCTGTCCTACATCGAGGTGCTGACTGATGGCAGCATGGTGGGCTGGGAGCACCGCGGGGCACTGACGCTGGACCCTGGAGCAGGCGAGGCTGTGCTGGGTGCCCAGCTCCGCAGCGTCAGCGCGCAGATCCGCCTGCTCTTCTGTGCCCGGGAAGAAGCCGAGCCCGTGTTCCGGGCAGCTGAGGAGGCTGGCCTCACGGGGCCTGGCTACGTCTGGTTCATGGTGGGACCCCAGCTGGCTGGAGGCGGAGgctcaggcgcccctggagagcCCCCTCTTCTGCCAGGAGGCGCCCCACTGCCTGCCGGGCTGTTTGCAGTGCGCTCGGCTGGCTGGCGGGATGACCTGGCCCGGCGTGTGGCCGCTGGTGTGGCCGTCGTGGCCAGAGGTGCCCAGGCTCTGCTGCGTGACTATGGCTTCCTGCCCGAGCTCGGCCATGACTGCCGTGCCCAGAACCGCACCCACAGAGGGGAGAGTCTGCATAG GTACTTCATGAATATTACCTGGGATAACCGGGATTATTCCTTCAATGAGGATGGCTTCTTGGTGAACCCCTCTCTGGTGGTCATCTCCCTCACCAGAGATAGGACTTGGGAGGTG GTGGGCAGCTGGGAGCAGCAGACTCTCCGCCTAAAGTACCCGCTGTGGTCCCGCTACGGCCGCTTCCTGCAGCCAGTGGATGACACGCAGCACCTCACTGTGGCCACGCTGGAGGAGAGGCCCTTTGTCATTGTGGAGCCCGCCGACCCCATCAGCGGCACTTGCATCCGAGACTCCGTGCCTTGCCGGAGCCAGCTCAACCGCACCCACAG CCCTCCTCCGGACGCCCCCCGCCCGGAAAAGCGGTGCTGCAAGGGCTTCTGCATCGACATTCTGAAGCGGCTGGCGCAGACCATCGGCTTCAGCTACGACCTCTACCTGGTCACCAACGGCAAGCACGGGAAGAAGATCGACGGCGTCTGGAACGGCATGATCGGCGAG GTGTTCTACCAGCGCGCGGACATGGCCATCGGCTCCCTCACCATCAACGAGGAGCGGTCCGAGATCGTGGACTTTTCTGTGCCCTTCGTGGAGACGGGCATCAGCGTCATGGTGGCGCGCAGCAACGGCACCGTGTCCCCCTCAGCCTTCCTCG AGCCCTACAGCCCTGCCGTGTGGGTGATGATGTTCGTCATGTGCCTCACTGTGGTCGCCGTCACCGTTTTCATCTTCGAGTACCTCAGTCCCGTCGGCTACAACCGCAGCTTGGCCACGGGCAAGC GGCCTGGCGGCTCAACCTTCACCATTGGGAAATCCATCTGGCTGCTCTGGGCCCTGGTGTTCAATAACTCGGTGCCCGTGGAGAACCCCCGGGGGACCACCAGCAAAATCATGGTGCTGGTGTGGGCCTTCTTCGCCGTCATCTTCCTCGCCAGCTACACAGCCAACCTGGCCGCCTTCATGATCCAGGAGGAGTACGTGGACACCGTGTCTGGGCTCAGCGATCGAAAG TTCCAGCGGCCCCAGGAGCAGTACCCGCCCCTGAAGTTTGGGACGGTGCCCAACGGGTCCACGGAGAAGAACATCCGCAGCAACTACCCCGACATGCACAGTTATATGGTGCGGTACAACCAGCCCCGCGTAGAGGAAGCGCTCACTCAGCTCAAGGCAGG GAAGCTGGACGCCTTCATCTATGATGCAGCTGTGCTCAACTACATGGCCCGCAAGGATGAGGGCTGCAAGCTCGTCACCATCGGCTCGGGCAAGGTCTTTGCCACAACGGGCTATGGCATCGCCCTGCACAAGGGCTCCCGGTGGAAGCGGCCCATCGACCTGGCGCTGCTGCAGTTCCTGGGGGATG ATGAGATCGAGATGCTGGAGCGGCTGTGGCTCTCCGGGATCTGCCACAATGACAAAATCGAGGTGATGAGCAGTAAGCTGGACATCGACAACATGGCAGGTGTCTTCTACATGCTCCTGGTGGCCATGGGCCTCTCCCTGCTGGTCTTCGCCTGGGAGCACCTGGTGTACTGGCGCCTGCGTCACTGCCTGGGGCCCACCCACCGCATGGACTTCCTGCTGGCCTTCTCCAGG GGCATGTACAGCTGCTGCAGCGCCGAggccgccccgccgcccgccaagcccccgccgccgccgcagccgctgCCCAGTCCCGCGTACCCGGCGGCGCGGCCCGCGCCCGGCCCCGCGCCTTTCGTGCCCCGCGAGCGCGCAGCGGTGGACCGCTGGCGTCGCGCCAAAGGTGCAGGGCCCCCGGGGGCCGCGGGCCTGGCCGACGGCTTCCACCGCTACTACGGCCCCATCGAGCCGCAGGGCCTGGGCGTGGGCGAGGCGCGCGCGGCGCCCCGGGGCGCGGCCGGGCGCCCGCTGTCCCCGCCGGCCGCGCAGCCCCCGCAGAAGCCGCCGCCCTCTTACTTCGCCATCGTGCGCGACAAGGAGCCGCCCGAGCCCCCCTCCGGCGCCTTCGCCGGCTTCCCGTcgccgcccgcgccccccgccgccgcTGCCACCGCCGTCGGGCCGCCGCTCTGCCGCCTGGCCTTCGAGGACGAGAGCCCGCCGGCGCCCGCGCGCTGGCCGCGCTCCGACCCCGAGAGCCAGCCCCTGCTGGGGCCcggcgcgggcggcgcggggggcgcggggggcgcgggcggcggggccCAGGCCGCGCCTCCCCCGTGCCGCGCCGCGCCGCCTCCCTGCCCCTACCTGGACCTCGAGCCGTCGCCGTCGGACTCGGAGGACTCGGAGAGCCTGGGCGGCGCGTCGCTGGGCGGCCTGGAGCCCTGGTGGTTCGCCGACTTCCCCTATCCGTACGCCGAGCGCCTCGGGCCGCCGCCCGGCCGCTACTGGTCGGTCGACAAGCTCGGGGGCTGGCGCGCCGGCAGCTGGGACTACCTGCCCCCGCGCAGCGGTCCCGCCGCCTGGCACTGCCGCCACTGCGCCAGCCTGgagctgctgccgccgccgcgccATCTCAGCTGCTCGCACGACGGCCTGGACGGCGGCTGGTgggcgccgccgcccccgccctgGGCCGCGGGACCCCCGCCCCGGCGCCGAGCCCGCTGCGGGTGTCCGCGGCCGCACCCCCACCGCCCGCGGGCCTCGCAccgcgcgcccgccgccgccgccccgcacCACCACCGGCACCGGCGCGCCGCGGGGGGCTGGGACCTCCCGCCGCCGGCGCCCACGTCGCGCTCGCTCGAGGACCTCAGCTCGTGCCCCCGCGCCGCCCCCGCGCGCAGGCTCACCGGGCCCTCCCGCCACGCGCGCCGGTGCCCGCACGCCGCGCACTGGGGGCCGCCGCTGCCCGCCGCGCCCCACCGGAGACACCGGGGCGGGGACCTGGGTACCCGCAGGGGCTCGGCGCACTTCTCCAGCCTCGAGTCCGAGGTATGA